The Allorhodopirellula heiligendammensis genome includes a window with the following:
- a CDS encoding MFS transporter, whose product MNSPTPSSYQPPTAWVKWTVCAIAAIGFAFDIYELLMLPLILRPALSELVGAVPGTPEFEYWRGILFFVPAMVGGVFGLLGGYLTDLWGRRRVLVFSILLYAFSAMASGFVTSVEWLLFFRCTTFIGVCVEFVAAVAWLAELFPDPKQRDAVLGYTQAFSSIGGLLITGANYLSLQYAESFPEIAGGHEAWRYTVISGVIPAIPLILIRPFLPESPMWAHKKAQGTLQRPSIAELFAPKLRRTTVITTLMFACSYGAAFGALQQMPSIVPNLPEVKAATADMPVPQRKQTEQKIAAEVNGYQEMGGLIGRFLLASLALVIVSRRWLLRIFQWPGLIVVPLVFFYPARDNLELLKWGIFLAGLLTVAQFSFWGNYLPRVFPLHLRGTGESFAANIGGRMVGTSFAAVTAYLTTLLPSGSTAVAAAMVALFVYAVGSVLSFWLPEPPVGGDLDEA is encoded by the coding sequence ATGAATTCACCAACACCATCCAGCTACCAACCACCCACGGCGTGGGTGAAGTGGACCGTGTGCGCGATTGCCGCCATTGGGTTCGCGTTTGACATCTACGAACTGTTGATGCTGCCGCTGATTCTCCGTCCGGCACTCTCCGAACTGGTCGGCGCCGTTCCCGGCACACCCGAGTTTGAGTATTGGCGCGGCATTTTGTTCTTTGTGCCCGCGATGGTCGGTGGCGTGTTCGGATTGCTCGGCGGCTACCTCACGGACTTGTGGGGTCGGCGTCGCGTGCTGGTATTCAGCATTCTACTTTACGCATTCTCGGCAATGGCCAGTGGCTTTGTAACGTCCGTCGAGTGGTTGCTCTTTTTTCGCTGCACCACGTTCATCGGTGTGTGTGTGGAGTTTGTCGCCGCTGTCGCTTGGTTGGCAGAGCTGTTTCCCGATCCAAAGCAACGCGACGCCGTGCTGGGGTACACGCAGGCCTTTTCATCGATCGGTGGATTGCTGATCACGGGCGCGAACTATCTGTCGTTGCAGTATGCGGAGAGTTTTCCTGAAATCGCTGGCGGTCACGAAGCTTGGCGGTACACGGTCATCTCGGGCGTGATTCCTGCAATCCCGCTGATTTTGATCCGACCCTTCCTGCCGGAGTCGCCCATGTGGGCACATAAAAAGGCTCAGGGAACGTTGCAGCGACCGAGCATCGCAGAATTGTTCGCGCCGAAACTTCGTCGCACAACAGTGATTACCACACTGATGTTCGCGTGCAGTTATGGTGCAGCATTTGGTGCGCTCCAGCAGATGCCCTCGATCGTGCCGAATTTGCCGGAGGTGAAAGCAGCGACAGCGGACATGCCAGTCCCCCAGCGCAAACAGACTGAACAGAAGATCGCAGCGGAGGTCAACGGATATCAAGAAATGGGCGGCCTGATCGGTCGATTTTTACTGGCGTCGTTGGCGCTCGTGATCGTCAGCCGGCGGTGGCTGCTGCGGATCTTCCAGTGGCCGGGACTGATCGTTGTGCCGCTGGTGTTTTTCTATCCGGCCCGGGACAACCTCGAGCTGCTCAAGTGGGGGATTTTCTTGGCCGGGTTGCTGACGGTGGCCCAGTTCAGTTTTTGGGGAAACTACCTGCCGCGAGTCTTTCCGCTGCACTTGCGGGGCACCGGTGAGAGTTTTGCCGCCAATATTGGCGGGCGGATGGTGGGGACCTCGTTCGCGGCGGTGACGGCCTATTTGACCACGTTATTGCCGTCGGGCAGCACTGCCGTGGCAGCCGCCATGGTGGCGTTGTTCGTCTATGCCGTCGGCAGCGTCCTGTCGTTCTGGTTACCTGAACCGCCCGTGGGGGGTGACCTCGACGAAGCATAG